A genomic window from Cloacibacillus evryensis DSM 19522 includes:
- a CDS encoding homoserine dehydrogenase, translating into MINNIALAGCGNVGTALLEILHEKKAELKERYGFEYQVVLVSDLMKGIVMDPNGLDLGKLLDEIHGKRSFGALAQAAGHFEELLDRSGATVLAECTPTNLKTGEPGLAHLKAALSRGINVTTTNKGPIAVAFDELCRLEKDCGAKLCYEGVVMSGTPLIDMMKNGIAGCTVLGLEGILNGTTNFILTKMGEGSTYADALAEATALGYAEADPSGDVEGWDAAVKVVILAKILFGKDVAVKDVTRIGITQVTPQQIAEARRSGFTIKLVAGIRFDSFGMHPYVMPKEIALTHPLAAIGGATNAITVNTDNLGEITLVGPGAGRRETGQALLSDMIRMSR; encoded by the coding sequence ATGATAAATAATATCGCACTGGCGGGCTGCGGCAATGTCGGGACCGCGCTGCTTGAGATACTGCACGAGAAAAAGGCCGAGCTGAAGGAAAGGTATGGCTTTGAATATCAGGTGGTCCTCGTCAGCGATCTGATGAAGGGCATCGTGATGGACCCCAACGGCCTCGATCTGGGAAAGCTCCTTGACGAGATCCACGGCAAACGCAGCTTTGGGGCGCTGGCGCAGGCGGCGGGCCATTTTGAAGAGCTGCTCGACCGATCGGGAGCCACCGTCCTCGCCGAGTGTACGCCGACCAATCTCAAGACGGGAGAACCGGGGCTTGCGCACCTCAAGGCGGCGCTGTCGCGCGGCATCAATGTCACGACTACGAACAAGGGACCGATCGCCGTGGCCTTCGACGAATTGTGCCGGCTCGAGAAGGACTGCGGCGCGAAGCTCTGCTATGAGGGCGTGGTCATGAGCGGTACGCCGCTCATCGACATGATGAAGAACGGCATCGCGGGCTGCACCGTCCTCGGCCTTGAGGGGATACTCAACGGCACGACGAACTTTATCCTCACGAAGATGGGAGAGGGTTCCACCTACGCCGACGCGCTCGCCGAGGCGACGGCGCTCGGATATGCCGAGGCGGACCCCTCCGGCGACGTCGAGGGCTGGGACGCGGCGGTAAAGGTAGTCATACTCGCGAAGATCCTCTTCGGCAAGGACGTCGCCGTGAAGGACGTCACGCGCATCGGTATCACCCAGGTGACGCCGCAGCAGATCGCCGAGGCACGGCGCAGCGGCTTCACGATAAAGCTCGTCGCCGGCATCCGCTTTGACAGCTTCGGCATGCACCCCTACGTGATGCCCAAGGAGATCGCTTTAACGCATCCTCTGGCCGCGATCGGCGGCGCGACAAACGCCATCACCGTAAATACCGACAACCTGGGAGAGATCACCCTGGTCGGTCCCGGGGCGGGACGCCGTGAAACCGGACAGGCGCTCCTCTCTGATATGATAAGGATGAGCAGGTAA